The nucleotide sequence CGCCTTCGCCGTGCTCGTCGGGCGCGGACATGTGCGGGCGCGGCGCACCGCCGCATGGTTCTGGTGCGCGGCGCTGCTGCTTCTCGGACCCATCGCGCTGTACCGCATCGACGCCGTCACCGTGCCTCTCGCCGTCGTCGCGGGGCTCTGGCTGATCACGCGCCCGACCATCGCCGCGGCACTGCTGACCATCGGCGCCTGGATCAAGATCTGGCCCGGCGCGCTCCTCCTGGCGGCGGTCGTGACCGGGAGAGCGCGCCTGCGGATGCTCGTGGCCGCGGCGGCGGTCACCGCCGGTGTGGTGGTGGTGCTCCTGCTGCTCGGCGCCGACACCGAGATCCTCGGCTTCCTCACCGCGCAGACCGGCCGGGGACTGCAAATCGAGGCGGTCGGCGCGACGCCGTTCCTCTGGATGGCCGTGACGGGGGCCGCCCGCATCGAGTACAGCTACGAGATCCTGACGTTCCAGATCGTCGCGCCGGGCGCGGACGCGGTGGGGGGCGTGCTCACCCCGCTCATGGCGCTCGCCGTCGTCCTCGTCACGGTCGCCGGGGTGACGAAGGCCGCCCGCGGGGCCTCGTTCGCGCGTCTCTTTCCGCCGCTGGCGCTCCTGCTGGTCACCGTGCTCATCACGCTGAACAAAGTCGGCTCCCCACAGTTCCAGACGTGGCTGCTCGCGCCCGTGATCCTGTGGCTCGTCCTGGACCGCCGCCGCGCGCAGACCGTCGCCGCGCTCGTCCTCGCCCTCTGCCTCCTCACGTGCCTCGTGTACCCCCTGAGCTATGACGGGCTGCTCCGCGCCGAGACCGCGCCCGTGCTGCTGCT is from Microbacterium sp. BLY and encodes:
- a CDS encoding glycosyltransferase 87 family protein is translated as MRTTARRSVLALWIAFLLAHILTAWLGWVYPSQPMGDVVLVYEPWASAAWSGGEIVGVTEPWVYPQVALLPMMLAAVLAAPFLPLLGASGAYLIGWALLVTVLDAVAFAVLVGRGHVRARRTAAWFWCAALLLLGPIALYRIDAVTVPLAVVAGLWLITRPTIAAALLTIGAWIKIWPGALLLAAVVTGRARLRMLVAAAAVTAGVVVVLLLLGADTEILGFLTAQTGRGLQIEAVGATPFLWMAVTGAARIEYSYEILTFQIVAPGADAVGGVLTPLMALAVVLVTVAGVTKAARGASFARLFPPLALLLVTVLITLNKVGSPQFQTWLLAPVILWLVLDRRRAQTVAALVLALCLLTCLVYPLSYDGLLRAETAPVLLLTMRNVLLVVLAVVSAVALAKVPVVHRPRTPE